Proteins found in one Megalobrama amblycephala isolate DHTTF-2021 linkage group LG5, ASM1881202v1, whole genome shotgun sequence genomic segment:
- the znf106a gene encoding zinc finger protein 106 produces the protein MVKEQKCILCETVYSSKQEMEEHMRSMLHHRELENLKGRDCGHECRVCGVTEVSLTDYASHISSPSHKQRVEDQKHQPSNEDKDEKYFDKDIVQLIEKRKEMIRKEEASAKQAKEERDTSRRWQELRSQWQGQRPLMYQQCGPWDRSYPNFPQMPKRGRGTNWQNLRYSSPERNKWFNPNRQVRCATWHAEGPPDLQKWGSAGRQGGSLHNQGNLWGGYGVCPPQMRKQYPWNNSQFNVPWQGQYMPPPRQFKSSARDQQKTPNCSENQTKGEQSVEESGGEHDPNKGKGQKSEKAHRWAPYPPAKLGDPSSQANPQPTLDKSNVESPENIKAQSFKEGTQDMARKSKADRKNWQHNPAEPYCEESDCREQKSSFNNIGSTNMGSFAYPSTSTTRRTEMPSKLAEDGSKMNLKQAGSQDSVSTKGSKHSHSSSEFPQHASSSAEQDSLLSEMLRKAKETLLNRNNSDTSGPENCLKGSKTVPQIKKQVDSLELNKNKKLHESTKKLNKNKGQERLGFSRRNSNDREHLTSTETSVQIGNVRNDIRPSLQSLQVSTSTMDHEDEEECGEMEENPHLTVQDQVMDTLDEDLCLFGEGSHSSPSQQTAGGSVPSLSKLALPACLQRDLNRHIGTKGKAASHEPNLNIARRIRNVSGSRKNEPEKDSGLKPTLRQLISSSGSRRNVNWDQVYQEVNRKKQGKGLPRFGIEMVPCEPESPNQMDENDVPLSEGFHWDSLFDLGQVPSRKRSLSESNVVKDGPAGTSSLLKCVDPLRDSPACGPSQQSKREELQSKGHLEIQGSKGPSKGPEDVEGDSGCTSEIEIIDIQGAGKKRRAQGDVVSPEIPNEDRKNKRQKIKSKKERSQVDQLLAVSLREEELNSSLQAVDNSIIQARAALQAAYLEVQRLLMVKQQVTNEMNSLRAKRIEILQGMQGEFEPKERERNSEEILTSSSTQVTQTTASTVLPTTVAHSSSSTSSLPVNIKQEPIAPCNPIPECNPIKCPFPEPQNTTPVQTVFAACQTDTFKYNSKMESSHDATIMALTAAPSDHRTEPSPNKEICQNSQEGLANPSSHLSPKPLSPSSHIETDPVKRVRKLKKKKCLKKAKGNEQPEISESELDAEQPAPRPARKYRPHRRSSGTSASPPTPEEKIENEAMVVTEVSKAQPQRTKLATPPKNEAHSDSSELEMVELPPPVPTDIVNLDSSDPDEIPEKNAKESTKKLTKESTKKLTKESTKKLTKESTKKLTKESAKESAKESTTAYSKDRAITDPQNLACNEVTSTSEIDTSSTVKARESEIKSASTALESKLLSDVSDLGEEEVPTEGEFEGHQEAVNGMQIHNGLLYTCSGDRTIRAFNLISRKCVAVFEGHSSKVNCLLVSCGGGLQQRLYSGSSDQTIRCYNLKTTECVEQLSLPDRVLCLHNRWKILYAGLANGSVTTFSLRNNKQLDVFECHGPRAVSCLATAQEGARRILLVGSYDATISVRDAKNGLLLRTLEGHSKTVLCMKVVNDLVFSGSSDQSVHAHNIHTGELVRIYKGHSHAVTVVAILGKVMVTACLDKLVRVYELQSHDRLQVYGGHSDMVMCMVIHKSMIYTGCYDGSVKAVRLNLIQNYRCWWYGCTLIFGVIEHLQQHLLNDHTSPAQQTFKCRWRNCDTYFTTRNGSKQAVHCHMQKHAEDDSKMEP, from the exons ATGGTTAAAGAACAGAAATGCATTCTTTGTGAAACTGTCTACAGCTCCAAACAG GAGATGGAAGAGCACATGAGAAGTATGCTGCATCACAGGGAGCTGGAGAATCTGAAAGGCCG GGACTGTGGACACGAGTGCCGGGTCTGCGGCGTAACGGAGGTGAGCCTGACCGACTATGCCAGTCACATCTCCAGCCCTTCACATAAACAGCGCGTTGAGGATCAGAAGCACCAGCCCTCAAACGAAGACAAAGATGAAAAGTATTTTGACAAGGACATTGTGCAGCTCATCGAGAAACGCAAGGAAATGATCAG GAAAGAAGAGGCTTCTGCAAAGCAGGCTAAAGAGGAGCGGGACACCTCAAGGAGGTGGCAGGAGCTTCGGTCTCAGTGGCAGGGACAAAGGCCTTTGATGTATCAACAGTGTGGCCCTTGGGACCGGTCCTATCCTAACTTTCCTCAGATGCCCAAAAGGGGCAGAGGCACTAATTGGCAGAATTTAAGATATTCATCCCCTGAACGCAACAAATGGTTTAACCCTAACCGACAGGTTAGGTGTGCCACATGGCATGCTGAAGGACCACCTGACTTGCAGAAGTGGGGCTCCGCTGGTCGTCAGGGAGGGAGTTTGCACAACCAAGGAAACTTGTGGGGTGGCTATGGAGTCTGCCCTCCACAGATGAGAAAGCAGTATCCCTGGAACAACAGTCAGTTTAATGTCCCTTGGCAGGGACAATATATGCCTCCACCTAGACAATTTAAATCGTCTGCAAGAGACCAGCAAAAAACACCCAACTGCTCTGAGAATCAGACAAAGGGTGAACAGAGTGTAGAAGAATCTGGTGGTGAGCATGATCCCAACAAAGGTAAGGGTCAGAAGTCAGAGAAGGCACATCGATGGGCACCTTATCCACCAGCTAAACTTGGGGATCCTTCATCTCAGGCTAACCCTCAGCCAACTTTAGATAAGTCAAATGTGGAGTCTCCTGAAAACATTAAGGCACAAAGTTTCAAGGAGGGCACTCAGGACATGGCGAGGAAATCCAAGGCAGACCGAAAAAATTGGCAGCATAATCCAGCAGAACCTTACTGTGAAGAGAGTGATTGCAGGGAGCAGAAGAGTTCCTTCAATAACATTGGCAGTACTAACATGGGTAGTTTCGCCTACCCCTCCACCTCCACCACTAGAAGAACGGAGATGCCCAGCAAACTTGCTGAAGATGGCtcaaagatgaatctcaaacaAGCAGGAAGTCAAGACTCTGTCAGCACTAAAGGTTCTAAGCATTCCCATTCAAGTTCTGAATTCCCACAACATGCCTCTTCCAGTGCAGAGCAAGACAGTCTTCTTTCAGAGATGCTGCGAAAAGCTAAAGAGACATTGCTTAATAGAAATAACTCTGACACATCTGGCCCAGAGAACTGCCTCAAAGGATCAAAGACTGTGCCTCAGATTAAGAAGCAAGTTGATAGTTTAGAACTAAACAAGAATAAAAAATTACATGAGAGTACGAAAAAACTGAATAAGAACAAGGGTCAAGAAAGGCTGGGTTTTTCAAGACGCAATAGCAATGACAGAGAGCATTTAACCAGTACTGAGACCTCAGTACAGATTGGCAATGTGCGCAATGACATTAGGCCATCTCTGCAGTCCTTGCAAGTTAGTACCTCCACTATGGACCACGAAGATGAGGAGGAGTGTGGTGAAATGGAAGAAAATCCTCACCTAACGGTACAAGATCAAGTCATGGACACACTAGATGAAGATTTATGCTTATTTGGTGAGGGGTCCCACAGCAGCCCATCCCAACAAACAGCAGGTGGCTCCGTGCCCTCTTTAAGTAAGCTTGCCTTGCCTGCTTGTCTCCAAAGGGATCTGAACCGCCATATAGGCACCAAAGGCAAAGCAGCATCCCATGAACCCAACTTGAATATTGCCAGACGTATTAGAAACGTGAGTGGCTCACGAAAGAATGAGCCTGAGAAGGACTCAGGACTTAAACCCACCTTGCGGCAGCTCATTAGCTCCTCTGGCTCCAGGCGGAATGTCAACTGGGACCAGGTCTACCAGGAAGTAAACCGGAAGAAGCAAGGCAAGGGCTTACCAAG ATTTGGTATAGAAATGGTGCCCTGTGAACCTGAGAGTCCAAACCAAATGGATGAAAATGATGTACCTCTTTCTGAGGGCTTTCATTGGGACTCTCTGTTTGACCTCGGTCAAGTGCCTTCCCGCAAGCGTAGCTTGTCTGAAAGCAATGTGGTCAAAGATGGCCCTGCTGGTACCAGCTCCCTTCTCAAATGTGTAGACCCACTGAGAGACTCTCCTGCTTGTGGCCCATCACAGCAGTCCAAGAGAGAAGAGCTGCAGTCCAAAGGTCATCTAGAGATTCAAGGTTCGAAAGGACCTTCTAAAGGCCCAGAGGATGTTGAAGGAGACAGCGGTTGTACATCAGAGATTGAAATAATTGACATACAAGGAGCTGGGAAGAAACGCAGAGCTCAAGGA GATGTTGTGTCTCCAGAGATTCCTAATGAAGATAGGAAAAACAAGAGGCAAAAAATTAAGTCTAAGAAAG AGCGCTCTCAAGTGGATCAGTTGCTGGCTGTATCTCTACGTGAGGAGGAGCTTAACAGCTCACTTCAGGCCGTGGATAACAGTATTATTCAGGCACGTGCTGCCCTGCAAGCTGCCTATTTGGAAGTACAGCGCCTGCTTATGGTGAAACAACAG GTAACCAATGAGATGAACTCTTTGAGAGCCAAACGGATTGAAATTCTTCAAGGAATGCAAG GTGAATTTGAGCCAAAGGAAAGAGAGAGGAACAGTGAGGAAATCTTAACCTCTTCGTCAACCCAGGTTACTCAGACCACCGCCAGCACTGTTCTCCCAACTACAGTGGCCCACTCATCCTCTTCAACATCCTCACTGCCTGTTAACATCAAACAGGAGCCCATTGCTCCATGTAACCCCATTCCTGAGTGTAACCCTATCAAATGCCCCTTCCCAGAACCTCAAAATACCACACCTGTCCAAACAGTGTTTGCAGCTTGTCAAACAG ATACCTTCAAGTACAACAGTAAGATGGAGTCTTCGCATGATGCCACAATCATGGCTTTGACGGCAGCTCCTTCAGATCACAGAACAGAGCCATCACCCAACAAAGAAATTTGTCAAAATTCTCAAGAGGGGTTAGCCAACCCTTCTTCCCATCTCTCTCCCAAGCCACTGTCTCCCTCAAGCCACATAGAAACTGATCCAGTTAAGCGTGTTCGAAAGCTAAAGAAGAAAAAGTGTCTTAAAAAAGCAAAGGGGAATGAGCAGCCTGAAATCAGTGAATCAGAACTTGATGCAGAGCAGCCCGCTCCTCGGCCTGCCCGCAAGTACCGACCTCATCGGCGATCCAGCGGCACCTCTGCCTCACCCCCCACACCAGAAGAGAAGATTGAAAATGAGGCGATGGTGGTGACAGAAGTTTCAAAGGCACAACCACAGAGAACCAAGCTAGCGACACCACCAAAGAATGAGGCTCACTCCGATTCATCTGAATTGGAAATGGTGGAGCTTCCCCCACCTGTGCCCACTGATATTGTCAATCTAGATTCTTCAGACCCAGATGAGATACCGGAAAAGAATGCCAAGGAGTCGACCAAGAAGTTGACCAAGGAGTCGACCAAGAAATTGACCAAGGAGTCGACCAAGAAATTGACCAAGGAGTCGACCAAGAAATTGACCAAGGAGTCAGCAAAGGAGTCGGCCAAGGAGTCAACCACTGCATATTCAAAAGACCGTGCCATCACAGACCCCCAAAATCTTGCTTGCAATGAGGTCACCTCCACTAGTGAAATTGATACTAGCAGTACAGTTAAGGCTCGTGAAAG tgaaataaaaTCTGCCTCAACAGCGTTGGAGTCCAAGTTGCTTTCAG ATGTATCAGATCTAGGGGAGGAGGAGGTGCCTACAGAAGGAGAGTTTGAAGGCCATCAGGAGGCCGTGAATGGAATGCAGATCCATAACGGACTGCTGTATACTTGCTCAGGGGACCGCACTATACGTGCTTTCAACTTGATA AGCCGGAAGTGTGTGGCTGTGTTTGAAGGTCACAGCAGTAAAGTGAATTGCCTGTTGGTGTCATGTGGAGGAGGCCTGCAACAACGCCTGTACTCGGGATCAAGTGACCAGACCATCCGCTGTTACAACCTCAAG acaacAGAATGTGTGGAACAGCTGTCTCTCCCAGATCGAGTTCTCTGTCTTCATAATCGTTGGAAAATTCTCTATGCCGGTCTGGCCAATGGCTCTGTGACCACCTTCAGTCTTAGG AACAACAAGCAGCTGGATGTGTTTGAGTGCCATGGCCCACGGGCTGTAAGTTGCCTGGCGACGGCTCAGGAAGGGGCTCGGCGTATCCTGCTAGTTGGTTCCTATGATGCCACCATCAGCGTTAGAGATGCTAAGAATGGCCTATTGCTGCGTACACTAGAGGGCCACAGCAAAACTGTGCTCTGCATGAAG GTGGTGAACGATTTGGTGTTCAGTGGATCGAGTGACCAGTCTGTACATGCACATAA